Proteins from a single region of Neodiprion virginianus isolate iyNeoVirg1 chromosome 4, iyNeoVirg1.1, whole genome shotgun sequence:
- the LOC124302863 gene encoding ichor: MQDRVQQHQQTASPPPPRDGISVTQSNILCSLLASTGVQDFPGSSVAEATSPDSLHGILSSLNVRIKSEEAPDSAPGPRGSADGPCSSVRDFNTSLLSTLLSTSRVSTSSTNAEAVATPNSVKSEYNQGLSNERTNCSSGVKVEYCCDVLDDPDENLAATSPYNVISTSQNRHSNRPRSGLQPGALSKEDLRRILQSTTTRCDDSPPSASDLIVGMKYETQQGGPQGAPPHLMGPNSGVEQSHHAVQGNNIVVGGSPAEVVGVDSILLSPWGETGTDFLDSADVKQTAAGFQDALDSYFLGNSVGVPSQSLAELRPLPPFTGYTGHLSINGIPGRHFHAIASQRPEGIPSSSPTPSSNQEFYDTQVVSSSTPCPQGSQKQVPQSTQQEDYDIEDIAAIISSAIADTTVPGGGNGPGSENDPNASRDEQWFELQDWMSVECSPKTQQQQQQQQQQQQQQQQQQQQQQQQQQQQQHQQQQQQNNNSSPSPFSQMYGNANAGNANANSSQGQQHAASTMNNLLQNGTPLLYARLQAPNNSIQNASCGETPSSTSPYPPVSPPGRVSTSCSPDHPLHPSFTTPAMSRKRSRQPTGGQNASKKNPSTTTGLPYGTESGLIGGKEKPVHRCSICNRGFLNKSNIKVHLRTHTGEKPFRCEVCGKAFRQKAHLIKHQQIHKRIGRD; this comes from the exons ATGCAGGATCG CGTGCAGCAGCACCAGCAAACGGcgtcgccgccgccgccgcgaGACGGGATATCGGTGACCCAAAGCAACATCCTCTGCTCGCTCCTGGCGTCGACCGGGGTCCAGGACTTCCCGGGGAGCAGCGTCGCCGAGGCGACCTCCCCCGACTCGCTGCACGGTATCCTGTCCTCCCTCAACGTCAGGATAAAGTCCGAGGAGGCCCCAGACTCAGCGCCAGGCCCCCGCGGCTCCGCCGACGGGCCCTGCAGCTCGGTCCGCGACTTCAACACCTCGCTCTTGAGCACGCTGCTCTCGACCTCCCGCGTCTCGACCTCCTCGACGAACGCCGAAGCCGTCGCCACCCCGAACTCCGTAAAGTCCGAGTACAATCAGGGCCTCTCGAACGAGCGGACCAACTGCTCGTCCGGGGTCAAGGTCGAGTATTGCTGCGACGTCTTGGACGACCCCGACGAAAACCTCGCCGCCACCTCGCCCTACAACGTCATATCGACCTCCCAGAACCGCCACTCGAACAGACCGAGGTCCGGACTGCAGCCGGGCGCTCTGTCCAAGGAAGACCTGCGCCGGATACTCCAGTCCACGACGACGCGCTGCGACGATTCGCCGCCGTCGGCTTCCGATCTCATCGTCGGCATGAAGTACGAGACCCAGCAGGGCGGGCCTCAGGGGGCCCCGCCGCACCTTATGGGCCCGAACTCGGGAGTCGAGCAGTCGCACCACGCGGTACAGGGGAACAACATAGTGGTGGGTGGCTCGCCGGCGGAGGTCGTCGGCGTCGACAGCATCCTCCTTTCGCCGTGGGGCGAGACGGGCACGGACTTCCTCGACTCGGCGGACGTGAAGCAAACGGCGGCCGGTTTCCAGGATGCTCTGGACAGCTACTTCCTCGGCAACTCGGTCGGAGTCCCTTCCCAGTCACTGGCCGAGCTGAGGCCGCTACCGCCGTTCACCGGGTACACCGGGCACCTCAGCATAAACGGCATCCCGGGTCGGCACTTTCACGCGATAGCGAGTCAGCGGCCCGAGGGGATCCCGTCCTCGTCGCCGACCCCCTCGTCGAATCAGGAGTTCTACGACACGCAGGTCGTCTCCTCGAGCACTCCGTGTCCCCAGGGCAGCCAGAAGCAGGTGCCGCAGTCGACGCAACAAGAGGACTACGACATCGAGGACATCGCGGCCATCATCAGCTCGGCGATAGCCGATACCACCGTACCTGGGGGCGGAAACGGACCCGGATCCGAGAACGATCCGAACGCCTCGCGGGACGAACAGTGGTTCGAACTGCAGGACTGGATGTCCGTCGAGTGCTCGCCGAAGAcccaacagcagcaacagcaacagcagcagcagcagcagcagcagcagcagcaacagcagcagcagcaacaacagcaacagcagcagcaacatcagcaacagcaacagcagaaCAACAATTCGTCGCCGAGTCCCTTCTCTCAGATGTACGGTAACGCGAACGCGGGAAACGCCAACGCCAACTCGAGTCAGGGTCAGCAACACGCGGCGTCGACCATGAACAACCTGCTCCAGAACGGCACGCCGCTTCTTTACGCCCGACTGCAGGCGCCCAACAACAGCATCCAGAACGCCTCCTGCGGGGAGACACCCTCCTCGACGAGTCCCTATCCTCCGGTCAGTCCGCCGGGACGCGTTTCGACCTCCTGCAGTCCCGACCATCCCCTTCATCCGTCCTTCACCACCCCGGCGATGTCCAGAAAGCGGAGTAGACAACCAACGGGGGGACAGAACGCTTCGAAAAAGAACCCCTCGACCACCACGGGACTGCCTTACGGTACCGAGTCGGGACTGATAGGCGGCAAGGAGAAGCCCGTTCACAGGTGCTCGATATGCAACAGGGGATTCCTCAACAAGAGCAACATAAAGGTGCACCTGAGAACGCATACCGGGGAGAAACCGTTCAGGTGCGAAGTATGCGGCAAGGCGTTCAGGCAGAAGGCACACCTGATAAAGCACCAGCAGATACACAAGAGGATCGGACGGGATTAG